Proteins encoded by one window of Blautia luti:
- a CDS encoding ASKHA domain-containing protein, with protein MRGLSRKLYLDLSVPTEEDQRSDQQRILEALSAEGVKEEVHIPVRMLRQLYPLLDRAGWKITVSLSWNGEKWELVDIESGDTARQHYGLAVDLGSTTVVVRLLDCNSGEILGEESCFNKQIQWGTDILSRIFFCKDDRKKLEEIRLATVESIIECMDKLDVKHPVSRKCLSMVVAGNTTMIHFLLGIDAFCVFYTPHAVHADRPGFQPAKDLDIPLNGYVYCYPAKSNYLGGDIISGMIETELYKKDGISVFFDIGTNGELVIGNKDFLLCGAGAAGPALEGGVVHTGMRADAGAVDSVRIRGGKIHVHVIGNSSGKISPKGICGSGIVDLIAELFLEGWIDIRGKFSPEKTNLIQKREGQLCIEYAPGLYFYQKDIDEFILTKAAAHIMVEIMLRESGLELNQADRFYVAGSFGKYVSVESAITIGMYPDMEREKMINAGNSSLEGAQKLLLNKELLADIDQILEEMTYIQFAEVDDFLEQMVAAQALPHTDYKKYPTVMEKLKKRQNICFY; from the coding sequence ATGAGAGGTCTTAGCCGAAAATTATATCTTGATCTTTCTGTTCCAACCGAAGAGGATCAGCGTTCAGACCAGCAGCGCATTCTGGAAGCTTTATCCGCGGAGGGCGTGAAAGAGGAGGTTCATATTCCGGTTCGCATGTTGAGACAACTATATCCATTACTTGATCGTGCAGGTTGGAAAATAACCGTTTCGCTTTCCTGGAATGGAGAAAAATGGGAGCTGGTTGATATAGAAAGCGGAGATACAGCCAGACAGCATTATGGGCTGGCTGTGGATCTTGGAAGTACAACGGTAGTGGTGAGACTTTTAGATTGTAATAGTGGTGAGATATTGGGAGAAGAGAGCTGCTTTAATAAACAGATTCAGTGGGGAACCGATATTTTATCACGTATTTTTTTCTGCAAAGATGACAGGAAAAAACTGGAAGAGATACGGCTTGCTACAGTTGAGTCTATTATAGAGTGCATGGATAAGCTGGATGTAAAGCATCCGGTGTCACGAAAATGTCTGTCTATGGTAGTAGCAGGCAATACCACCATGATCCACTTTCTTTTGGGAATAGATGCTTTCTGTGTCTTTTATACGCCACATGCTGTTCATGCAGACCGTCCGGGATTCCAGCCGGCAAAAGATCTGGACATTCCGCTGAATGGTTATGTATATTGTTATCCGGCGAAGTCTAATTATCTGGGTGGTGACATCATCAGTGGAATGATTGAAACGGAATTATATAAAAAGGATGGAATCAGTGTTTTCTTTGACATTGGAACCAACGGTGAACTTGTGATAGGAAATAAAGATTTTCTTCTTTGCGGCGCCGGTGCGGCGGGGCCTGCATTGGAAGGCGGTGTAGTACACACCGGGATGAGGGCAGATGCCGGAGCAGTGGACAGCGTGAGGATAAGAGGTGGAAAAATCCATGTTCATGTAATTGGTAACTCTTCAGGAAAAATTAGCCCTAAGGGTATCTGCGGTTCCGGTATTGTCGATCTGATTGCGGAACTTTTTTTAGAAGGCTGGATAGATATTCGTGGTAAGTTTTCTCCTGAAAAAACGAATCTTATTCAGAAACGAGAAGGTCAGCTTTGCATAGAATATGCTCCGGGTCTGTATTTTTATCAGAAAGATATCGACGAGTTTATTCTTACCAAAGCCGCAGCACATATAATGGTTGAGATCATGCTCCGGGAATCTGGACTTGAACTGAATCAGGCAGATCGATTTTATGTAGCCGGCTCTTTTGGAAAATATGTATCTGTGGAATCAGCCATTACCATTGGGATGTATCCTGACATGGAACGGGAGAAGATGATCAATGCTGGAAATTCTTCGCTGGAAGGAGCACAAAAGCTTTTGCTGAACAAAGAACTTCTTGCAGATATTGATCAGATACTGGAAGAAATGACTTATATACAATTTGCGGAAGTGGATGATTTTCTGGAACAGATGGTAGCTGCCCAGGCCTTACCTCACACAGATTATAAAAAATATCCAACGGTCATGGAAAAATTAAAGAAAAGACAAAACATATGCTTTTATTGA
- a CDS encoding flavin reductase family protein, protein MINTAIQAASEPNQLSICVNKANYTHEMIQRTGKFTVSVLSQSAQFELFKHFGFQSGRDMNKFETFEKCARGENGIYYITEGTNAYISVSVNKTEDLGSHTMFIGEITDM, encoded by the coding sequence ATCATTAACACTGCAATCCAGGCGGCATCAGAACCTAATCAATTAAGTATCTGTGTAAATAAAGCAAATTATACACATGAAATGATCCAAAGAACCGGAAAATTCACAGTGTCAGTATTAAGCCAGAGTGCCCAGTTTGAATTATTTAAACATTTTGGTTTTCAATCCGGGCGGGATATGAATAAGTTTGAAACATTTGAAAAATGTGCAAGGGGCGAAAATGGAATTTACTATATCACAGAAGGAACAAATGCGTATATTTCTGTAAGTGTTAATAAAACAGAAGATTTGGGTTCCCATACGATGTTTATTGGTGAAATAACAGACATGTGA
- a CDS encoding Fur family transcriptional regulator, with protein MTNRRNTIQKDLVKNAVYEMKRHVTANEVYEFLKKEYPTIGKGTVYRNLDILSEEGALRKVEVPDGANRFDITLKNHYHVRCIKCGEVSDVDMEEIPDLMKRIHDTHGIDFLEYDISFKGICPRCREKMKEEQNG; from the coding sequence ATGACTAACAGAAGAAATACAATTCAGAAAGATCTTGTGAAAAATGCTGTATATGAAATGAAAAGGCATGTTACAGCAAATGAAGTATATGAATTTCTAAAAAAAGAATATCCTACCATTGGAAAAGGAACAGTATATAGAAATCTTGATATACTGTCAGAAGAAGGTGCTCTGAGAAAGGTTGAAGTGCCAGATGGAGCAAATCGGTTCGATATCACATTGAAAAATCATTATCATGTGAGATGTATAAAATGTGGTGAGGTATCGGATGTAGATATGGAGGAAATACCGGATTTAATGAAAAGAATTCATGATACGCATGGAATTGATTTTTTGGAATATGATATTTCCTTTAAAGGCATTTGTCCGAGATGCAGGGAGAAGATGAAGGAGGAGCAGAATGGATAA
- the trxB gene encoding thioredoxin-disulfide reductase: MNENHVYDMIIVGGGPGGYTSALYAARAGFDTIVLEKLSAGGQMSLTWQIDNYPGFENGIDGFSLAEKMQKQAEKFGAKSEYAEVFNMDLTGKLKRVETSSGIYIGKTVVIATGANPRELGLAKEKELIGHGVAYCASCDGMFYKDKIVVVVGGGNSAVSDAVLLSRIAKKVIIVHRRDTLRATKIYHDQLMKTENIEFRWNNTVNELIYGERLTGVRLKDTVTGEENIIECDGLFVSIGRKPTTDFLDNQIELDNKGYIVAGENTETSIPGVYAVGDVRTKLLRQIVTAVADGAMAVHMAEEYVEK, encoded by the coding sequence ATGAATGAAAATCATGTTTACGATATGATTATCGTGGGGGGAGGACCTGGAGGGTATACTTCAGCATTATACGCAGCCAGAGCAGGATTTGATACCATTGTTTTAGAAAAATTATCTGCAGGTGGTCAGATGTCATTGACCTGGCAGATTGATAACTATCCTGGTTTTGAAAATGGAATTGACGGATTTTCATTGGCAGAGAAAATGCAAAAACAGGCGGAAAAATTTGGCGCTAAAAGTGAATATGCTGAAGTTTTTAATATGGATTTAACAGGAAAGCTTAAGAGAGTAGAAACTAGTTCGGGAATTTATATTGGGAAAACAGTAGTGATTGCTACTGGAGCAAATCCAAGAGAACTTGGTCTCGCTAAAGAAAAAGAATTGATAGGTCATGGGGTTGCTTATTGTGCCTCCTGTGATGGTATGTTTTATAAAGATAAGATCGTGGTGGTTGTTGGTGGTGGAAATTCTGCTGTATCAGATGCTGTTCTTTTAAGTCGAATTGCTAAGAAAGTCATCATTGTTCATCGAAGAGATACATTACGTGCAACGAAAATCTACCATGACCAGCTGATGAAAACTGAAAATATAGAGTTTCGATGGAACAATACAGTAAATGAACTGATTTATGGAGAACGATTGACTGGTGTGCGGTTGAAAGATACAGTTACAGGAGAAGAAAACATTATAGAATGTGACGGCCTGTTTGTGAGTATAGGAAGAAAACCGACAACAGATTTTTTAGATAATCAGATAGAACTGGATAATAAAGGATATATTGTGGCAGGTGAAAACACTGAAACGAGTATTCCGGGTGTTTATGCTGTAGGAGATGTCAGAACAAAGTTACTTCGTCAGATAGTAACAGCAGTGGCAGATGGTGCTATGGCAGTACATATGGCAGAAGAGTATGTGGAGAAATAA
- a CDS encoding thioredoxin family protein produces the protein MTSININKEKFGQLIHKENPVLVDFWAPWCGYCRRIGAAYEKISEEYSDILIAGKVNIDEEP, from the coding sequence ATGACATCTATAAATATAAATAAAGAAAAGTTTGGACAATTAATTCATAAGGAAAACCCGGTTTTGGTTGATTTCTGGGCACCTTGGTGTGGTTATTGCCGTAGAATTGGAGCGGCTTATGAAAAAATAAGTGAAGAATACAGCGATATTCTTATTGCTGGAAAAGTGAATATTGATGAAGAACCATAG
- a CDS encoding Crp/Fnr family transcriptional regulator, translating into MFVKEITVMNFENCFPLWNDLNTAQKKIISDNLITQYVKKGTIIHNGNLDCTGLLLVKSGQLRTYILSDEGREITLYRLFDMDMCLLSASCIMRSIQFEVTIEAEKDTDLWIIPAEIYKGIMKESAPVANYTNELMATRFSDVMWLIEQIMWKSLDKRVASFLLEETSIERTNELKITHETIANHLGSHREVITRMLRYFQGEGLVKLSRGKITILDPKRLETLQRS; encoded by the coding sequence ATGTTCGTAAAGGAGATAACGGTTATGAACTTCGAAAATTGTTTTCCACTATGGAATGACTTAAATACAGCACAGAAAAAAATAATTTCAGACAATTTAATCACACAGTATGTAAAAAAAGGGACAATCATTCACAATGGAAACCTGGATTGTACTGGATTATTACTGGTTAAATCCGGGCAGCTTCGAACTTACATACTTTCAGATGAAGGACGGGAGATTACACTTTACCGTCTGTTCGATATGGATATGTGTCTTTTATCCGCCTCATGTATCATGCGGTCTATTCAATTTGAAGTAACCATTGAAGCAGAAAAAGATACGGATCTTTGGATCATCCCTGCTGAAATCTATAAGGGCATCATGAAAGAATCTGCTCCTGTCGCAAATTATACCAATGAGTTAATGGCTACCCGTTTTTCTGATGTCATGTGGCTGATTGAACAGATTATGTGGAAGAGTTTGGATAAGCGTGTTGCTTCATTTCTTTTAGAAGAAACATCCATTGAAAGAACAAATGAACTGAAAATCACTCACGAAACTATCGCAAACCATCTTGGTTCCCACAGGGAAGTTATCACTCGAATGCTTCGATACTTTCAAGGCGAGGGTCTCGTCAAACTCTCCCGTGGCAAAATCACAATCCTTGATCCAAAAAGACTGGAAACACTCCAAAGGTCATAA
- a CDS encoding FAD-dependent oxidoreductase encodes MKVIIIGGVAGGATAAARIRRLDEHAEITVFERSGYISYANCGLPYYIGDVITDPEELTLQTPESFFKRFHINMKIHHEVISIHPDRKTVSVKNLENGEIFEENYDKLILSPGAKPTQPRLPGVGIDKLFTLRTVEDTFRIKEYINKNHPKSAVLAGGGFIGLELAENLRELGMDVTIVQRPKQLMNPFDPDMASMIHNEMRKHGIKLVLGYTVEGFKEKDNGVEVLLKDNPSLQADMVVLAIGVTPDTVLAKEAGLELGIKESIVVNDRMETSVPDIYAAGDAVQVKHYVTGNDALISLAGPANKQGRIIADNICGGDSRYLGSQGSSVIKVFDMTAATTGINETNAKKSGLEVDTVILSPMSHAGYYPGGKVMTMKVVFEKETYRLLGAQIIGYEGVDKRIDVLATAIHAGLKATQLKDLDLAYAPPYSSAKDPVNMAGFMIDNIAKGTLKQWHLEDMDKISRDKSVVLLDVRTVGEFNRGHMDGFKNIPVDELRERINEIEKGKPVYLICQSGLRSYIASRILEGNGYETYNFSGGFRFYDAVVNDRALIEKAYACGMDY; translated from the coding sequence ATGAAGGTAATAATCATAGGCGGTGTAGCCGGAGGAGCTACAGCTGCAGCAAGAATACGAAGACTGGATGAACATGCAGAAATTACTGTGTTTGAAAGATCCGGATACATATCCTATGCGAATTGTGGGCTTCCATATTATATTGGAGACGTGATCACAGATCCGGAAGAACTTACATTACAGACACCAGAGAGTTTTTTTAAACGTTTCCATATCAATATGAAAATTCATCATGAAGTTATCTCCATACATCCGGATCGTAAAACAGTTTCAGTGAAAAATTTAGAGAATGGTGAGATATTTGAAGAAAACTATGATAAGCTGATCCTCTCTCCAGGTGCAAAGCCAACACAGCCGAGACTTCCCGGAGTAGGTATTGATAAGCTTTTTACACTTCGTACTGTAGAAGACACTTTTCGGATAAAGGAATATATAAATAAGAATCATCCAAAATCGGCTGTATTGGCAGGTGGCGGTTTTATTGGTCTGGAACTGGCAGAAAATTTGAGGGAGCTTGGCATGGATGTTACGATTGTCCAGCGGCCTAAGCAGCTGATGAACCCTTTTGACCCGGATATGGCATCCATGATCCATAATGAAATGAGAAAGCATGGGATAAAACTGGTACTGGGCTATACAGTAGAAGGATTTAAAGAAAAAGACAACGGAGTGGAGGTCCTGTTGAAAGATAATCCATCCCTTCAGGCTGATATGGTAGTTCTGGCAATCGGAGTCACACCAGACACAGTATTAGCAAAAGAAGCCGGTCTGGAACTTGGCATCAAGGAAAGTATTGTAGTGAATGACAGAATGGAAACCTCTGTACCGGATATTTATGCTGCAGGTGATGCAGTTCAGGTAAAACATTATGTTACGGGTAATGATGCGCTGATTTCTTTGGCAGGGCCAGCCAATAAACAGGGCAGAATCATCGCTGATAATATTTGTGGCGGTGATAGTCGTTACCTGGGCAGTCAGGGAAGCTCCGTTATAAAAGTGTTTGATATGACAGCAGCCACTACAGGTATCAATGAAACCAATGCCAAAAAGTCAGGATTAGAGGTAGATACAGTAATTCTTTCTCCTATGAGTCATGCCGGTTACTATCCTGGTGGAAAAGTGATGACCATGAAGGTGGTTTTTGAAAAAGAGACCTATCGTTTGCTTGGTGCTCAGATTATTGGATATGAAGGAGTTGATAAACGTATTGATGTGCTGGCAACAGCAATCCATGCAGGGCTGAAGGCAACCCAGCTGAAGGATTTGGATCTCGCATATGCACCGCCTTATTCCTCTGCCAAGGATCCTGTAAATATGGCAGGATTCATGATAGACAATATAGCAAAAGGTACCTTAAAACAATGGCATCTGGAAGATATGGATAAGATTTCTAGAGATAAAAGTGTTGTGTTGCTGGATGTGAGAACTGTAGGTGAATTTAACAGGGGGCATATGGATGGATTCAAAAACATTCCTGTAGATGAACTAAGGGAACGTATCAATGAAATTGAGAAGGGAAAGCCTGTTTACCTGATATGCCAGAGTGGGCTGCGAAGTTATATTGCCAGTCGTATTCTGGAAGGAAATGGATATGAAACATACAACTTCTCCGGCGGATTCCGCTTCTATGATGCAGTTGTCAATGACCGTGCGCTGATTGAAAAGGCATATGCATGTGGTATGGATTATTAA
- a CDS encoding rhodanese-like domain-containing protein: MGFFDRFKQSNINQGIEEYKRTDDAVLLDVRTPQEYQEGHIPESKNVPLQQLNNVVSVVKNTEIPLFVYCYSGARSHQAIGLLQRMGYSKVNNIGGIAAYSGKVEK; this comes from the coding sequence ATGGGATTTTTTGATCGCTTTAAACAGTCGAATATTAATCAAGGCATAGAAGAATATAAAAGGACTGATGATGCAGTTCTGCTGGATGTACGTACTCCGCAGGAATATCAGGAAGGGCATATACCAGAAAGTAAAAATGTACCGTTACAACAACTTAACAATGTTGTTTCAGTAGTGAAGAATACAGAAATTCCACTGTTTGTATACTGTTATTCCGGAGCCCGAAGTCATCAAGCAATAGGGTTGTTGCAACGAATGGGATATTCTAAAGTAAATAATATCGGTGGCATTGCAGCTTACTCAGGAAAGGTGGAAAAATAA
- the trxA gene encoding thioredoxin, which yields MSAININKNNFQNEVLNSDKPVLLDFWASWCAPCRMVVPIVEEIASERRDIKVGKINVDEEPELANKFSIMSIPTLVVMKNGKIVQQVSGVRPKNAILEML from the coding sequence ATGTCTGCTATTAATATCAATAAAAATAATTTTCAGAACGAAGTACTGAATTCCGATAAACCCGTTCTTTTAGATTTTTGGGCATCTTGGTGTGCGCCTTGCCGCATGGTAGTACCTATTGTAGAGGAGATTGCAAGTGAGCGTAGAGATATTAAAGTTGGAAAGATTAATGTAGATGAAGAGCCTGAACTGGCAAATAAGTTCAGTATTATGAGCATTCCGACTTTAGTGGTTATGAAGAATGGGAAGATTGTACAGCAGGTTTCAGGGGTGAGACCTAAGAATGCGATTTTAGAAATGCTTTAG
- a CDS encoding SDR family NAD(P)-dependent oxidoreductase — protein sequence MRLKDKVAIITGGSRGIGFATADKFLKEGASVVLAASSQESADVAVDKLKEKYPNAIVAGISPNLASMESVRKAFKEATEKYGCVDILVNNAGISENTSFMDYTEETFDKVMDLNVKGVFNTTRVAAECMVARGKGVILSTSSMVSISGQPSGFAYPASKFAVNGLTVSLARELGPKGIRVNAVAPGITETDMMKAVPKEVIEPMIERIPLRRLGQPEDIANAFVFLASDEASYITGVILSVDGMARS from the coding sequence ATGAGATTAAAAGATAAAGTTGCAATCATTACGGGTGGAAGCCGTGGTATAGGATTTGCTACAGCTGATAAATTCTTGAAGGAAGGTGCTTCAGTTGTGTTGGCAGCAAGTTCACAGGAATCGGCAGATGTTGCTGTAGATAAATTAAAAGAAAAATATCCCAATGCAATAGTTGCTGGAATTAGTCCAAATCTGGCAAGCATGGAGTCTGTCAGAAAGGCTTTTAAAGAGGCAACTGAAAAATATGGATGTGTCGACATACTGGTAAATAATGCAGGGATTTCAGAAAACACCTCTTTTATGGATTATACAGAGGAGACTTTTGATAAAGTCATGGATCTAAATGTAAAAGGAGTATTTAATACTACTCGTGTAGCAGCAGAATGTATGGTGGCAAGAGGCAAGGGGGTCATTCTCTCAACTTCTTCCATGGTGAGTATTTCGGGACAGCCAAGTGGGTTTGCTTATCCGGCATCGAAGTTTGCAGTAAACGGATTGACTGTATCATTAGCAAGAGAACTAGGACCTAAAGGTATTCGTGTTAATGCTGTTGCACCTGGGATTACAGAAACTGATATGATGAAGGCCGTGCCAAAGGAAGTTATCGAACCTATGATTGAAAGAATTCCATTGCGTCGTCTTGGACAGCCAGAAGATATTGCCAATGCGTTTGTGTTTCTTGCTTCAGATGAGGCGAGTTACATTACAGGTGTTATATTAAGTGTAGATGGCATGGCAAGAAGTTAA
- a CDS encoding rubredoxin, whose product MIDVCDVCGWEYDEEEGYPEGGIAPGTKWEDVPEDFECPLCNVGKDQFSEVE is encoded by the coding sequence ATAATCGATGTATGTGACGTTTGCGGATGGGAATATGATGAAGAGGAAGGTTATCCTGAAGGTGGTATTGCACCAGGAACAAAGTGGGAGGACGTTCCAGAAGATTTTGAATGCCCATTATGTAATGTTGGAAAAGATCAGTTTTCAGAAGTTGAATAA
- a CDS encoding GGDEF domain-containing protein: MKTNKKSKNLIGIIQSFLILILVVLIIFMMIQISRLQGTARVINYAGLVRGATQREIKLEITGNQNDELIKYLDDILLGLRYQDGHYDLVKLNDEEYQEKLQIQSDYWDKLKTEIEAVRNKGYENTDIVNMSEIYFTMADETVSAAESYSEKIAVKIRTIELLSALDMLSLVILVIMQTLKAMQMAMQNRLLEQKAFVDAHTGLPNKNACNELLNKKDIITDSTACIMFDLNNLKTVNDTMGHSAGDQLILNFAKLLCSVIPEKDFVGRYGGDEFIAVIYHTSEAEIKEILKSLSREKERLNSCENQLPIDYACGWALSSDDMACTMQMLLDDADAYMYKNKQLCKKYN, encoded by the coding sequence ATGAAGACAAACAAGAAAAGTAAAAATTTAATAGGTATTATACAGAGTTTCCTTATATTGATATTGGTAGTTCTTATTATTTTTATGATGATTCAGATTAGTAGGCTGCAGGGAACAGCACGCGTAATAAATTATGCCGGTCTGGTACGTGGAGCTACGCAGCGCGAAATAAAATTAGAAATTACAGGAAACCAAAATGACGAATTAATTAAATATTTGGATGATATTCTTCTTGGATTGAGATATCAGGATGGACATTATGACCTGGTAAAACTCAATGATGAAGAGTATCAGGAAAAATTGCAAATCCAGAGTGATTACTGGGATAAATTGAAAACAGAAATTGAAGCAGTAAGAAACAAGGGATACGAAAATACAGACATTGTTAATATGAGTGAAATATATTTTACGATGGCAGATGAAACTGTCTCTGCCGCAGAAAGTTATTCAGAAAAAATCGCTGTAAAGATTCGTACCATAGAGCTTTTGTCGGCACTTGATATGTTGAGTCTGGTGATATTGGTTATTATGCAGACTCTAAAGGCAATGCAGATGGCAATGCAAAACAGACTGCTGGAACAAAAAGCATTCGTAGATGCTCATACTGGACTGCCAAATAAAAATGCCTGTAATGAGCTACTTAATAAAAAAGATATAATTACAGATTCTACAGCATGCATAATGTTTGATTTAAATAATCTAAAAACTGTAAATGATACAATGGGACATTCCGCAGGAGATCAGTTGATATTGAATTTCGCAAAGCTTTTGTGCAGTGTCATTCCAGAAAAGGATTTTGTTGGAAGATATGGCGGAGATGAGTTTATAGCAGTTATTTATCATACGAGCGAGGCGGAAATTAAGGAGATATTAAAATCATTGTCAAGAGAAAAAGAGAGATTAAATAGTTGTGAAAATCAATTACCAATCGACTATGCATGCGGATGGGCATTATCCTCCGATGATATGGCGTGTACAATGCAGATGTTATTGGATGATGCAGATGCTTATATGTATAAGAATAAACAGTTATGTAAGAAATATAATTAG
- the yaaA gene encoding peroxide stress protein YaaA translates to MKIILSPAKKMITDTDSIAPDGLPEFIEKTTEIQSWLKSKSKEELKTIWKCNDKITEQNFNRLENMDLYHLLIPAVLSYEGIAFQYMAPSVFEDSQFEYVQNHLRIISAFYGVLKPRDGVTPYRLEMQAKVGIGETKNLYEYWGDLLYRSVIDNSRIIINLASKEYSKCIEKYLTRQDRYITITFCELSGDKLVTKGTYAKMARGEMVRFMAENRIENPEDIKKFDRLGYSFRSDLSSDAEYVFERKTEITSC, encoded by the coding sequence ATGAAGATAATATTATCCCCTGCTAAAAAGATGATTACAGATACTGACAGCATAGCGCCGGATGGATTGCCTGAATTTATTGAAAAGACGACAGAGATACAAAGTTGGTTGAAAAGTAAGTCAAAAGAAGAACTGAAGACTATCTGGAAATGTAATGACAAAATTACAGAACAGAACTTCAATAGATTGGAAAACATGGATCTTTATCATTTACTTATCCCAGCTGTCTTATCATATGAAGGAATTGCTTTTCAATATATGGCTCCATCTGTGTTTGAGGACAGTCAGTTCGAGTATGTACAAAATCATTTGAGAATAATATCTGCATTTTATGGTGTGTTAAAACCAAGGGATGGTGTGACGCCTTATCGTTTGGAAATGCAGGCGAAGGTTGGAATAGGAGAAACAAAAAATCTGTATGAGTACTGGGGAGATTTATTATACCGCTCAGTGATTGATAACAGCAGGATTATAATCAATCTGGCATCGAAAGAATACTCTAAGTGCATAGAAAAATATCTGACACGACAGGATAGATACATTACGATTACATTTTGTGAGTTATCAGGAGATAAACTGGTGACAAAAGGTACATATGCTAAAATGGCCCGTGGTGAAATGGTTAGGTTCATGGCTGAAAACAGAATTGAAAATCCTGAGGATATTAAGAAATTTGATAGACTAGGCTATTCATTCCGCTCTGATTTATCATCAGATGCAGAATATGTTTTTGAACGGAAAACAGAGATAACATCTTGTTAA
- the bcp gene encoding thioredoxin-dependent thiol peroxidase: MLELGIKAPDFELPDQNGEVHKLSDYAGKKVILYFYPKDNTPGCTKQACGFSERYPQFTEKGAVILGVSKDSVASHKRFEEKYGLAFTLLADPERKVIEAYDVWKEKKNYGKVSMGVVRTTYLIDEQGIIIKANDKVKAADDPENMLKELD; encoded by the coding sequence ATGTTAGAGTTAGGAATAAAAGCACCGGATTTTGAATTGCCGGATCAGAACGGAGAAGTGCATAAATTAAGCGATTATGCAGGAAAAAAAGTGATCTTATATTTTTATCCAAAGGATAATACGCCAGGATGTACGAAGCAGGCATGTGGCTTTTCTGAGCGTTATCCACAGTTTACTGAGAAGGGAGCTGTTATTCTCGGAGTAAGCAAGGACTCTGTAGCGTCTCACAAGAGATTTGAAGAAAAATACGGACTGGCATTTACGCTATTAGCAGATCCGGAGCGTAAAGTTATTGAAGCATATGATGTCTGGAAAGAAAAGAAAAATTATGGCAAAGTCTCTATGGGAGTAGTAAGAACCACATATCTTATTGATGAACAGGGGATTATTATAAAGGCAAATGATAAAGTCAAGGCTGCAGATGATCCTGAAAATATGCTCAAGGAATTAGATTAA
- a CDS encoding bacteriohemerythrin, which translates to MTYDLNITFDDNLVTGNETIDTQHKELIDRIQNFVTACQNGDSKVKAIKMLDYLDEYTDFHFKEEEKLQEKSGYPEREKHYEKHEEFKKTIQELYEYLQEYEGPTDQFSELVQKNVIDWLFGHIKTYDRSVAKFIFMKQNPDRC; encoded by the coding sequence ATGACTTACGATTTAAACATTACCTTTGATGACAATTTAGTAACAGGAAATGAAACAATTGATACCCAGCATAAAGAATTGATCGACCGTATCCAGAACTTTGTAACTGCCTGTCAAAATGGCGACAGCAAAGTAAAAGCAATCAAAATGCTGGATTATCTGGATGAATATACTGACTTTCATTTCAAAGAAGAGGAAAAGCTTCAGGAAAAATCCGGTTATCCAGAGCGTGAAAAACATTATGAAAAACATGAAGAGTTTAAAAAGACAATTCAGGAACTGTATGAATACCTTCAGGAGTATGAAGGACCAACAGATCAGTTCAGTGAACTTGTACAGAAAAATGTAATCGACTGGCTGTTTGGACACATTAAAACATACGACCGCTCTGTGGCAAAATTTATCTTTATGAAACAAAATCCAGATCGATGCTAA
- the rd gene encoding rubredoxin, which translates to MIKYECEPCGYIYDPAVGDPDAGIDPETAFEDIPDDWTCPICGLGKDVFVPVED; encoded by the coding sequence ATGATAAAATATGAATGTGAACCATGTGGATATATTTATGATCCGGCAGTAGGAGATCCAGACGCTGGTATCGATCCAGAAACTGCATTTGAGGATATTCCAGATGACTGGACATGCCCAATCTGTGGATTAGGAAAAGATGTTTTCGTTCCTGTAGAAGACTAA